One Candidatus Bathyarchaeota archaeon DNA window includes the following coding sequences:
- a CDS encoding trypsin-like serine protease, producing the protein MPKKISSILERVKSATAFVVCIVTIEVKVPQPDSNGQPSGPAQTKIIKIGGYGSGFVVASEGYIVTNGHVLFSFTHKHIEDDNYVLKLALEQGATEFGLSLEYILKHSNAGRITRKVFVQFEKAVSGFDIQDKEAVLARIIGDPSPANEKDIAIIKVDMKDLQTLELGESETTEVGDQIYVVGYPGIVAKNPILDTKKGLTPSVTSGIISGKRKTKDGSPCLQTDATITHGNSGGPVVNEKGEVIGVATFGSIGETGEVQGFNFLRPSELVKEFVIERGVQTWKIMRTLNEAVSKMTTFLDVAYSHGESRRDNCMYLDNGLCTFWRFPRRPKMTTIKGEKVKFIKCKGTEKGYSMKPYPMYCVTCPMFTRRVLSSQEVKR; encoded by the coding sequence TTGCCCAAGAAAATCAGTAGTATACTTGAAAGGGTCAAATCAGCTACAGCGTTTGTTGTATGTATAGTCACAATAGAAGTCAAAGTTCCACAACCAGACAGCAACGGTCAGCCTAGTGGGCCAGCACAGACAAAAATCATCAAGATCGGTGGATATGGTTCTGGTTTTGTCGTTGCCTCGGAGGGTTACATAGTCACCAACGGCCATGTTCTATTCTCATTCACTCACAAGCACATCGAAGACGACAATTATGTCCTAAAACTCGCTCTTGAGCAAGGAGCCACGGAATTCGGCTTGTCTCTTGAGTATATTCTGAAGCATAGTAACGCCGGTCGCATAACAAGAAAAGTCTTTGTACAATTCGAAAAGGCTGTCTCTGGGTTTGACATTCAGGACAAGGAAGCGGTGTTGGCACGAATAATTGGGGACCCGAGTCCTGCAAATGAAAAAGACATAGCAATAATCAAAGTAGACATGAAAGATTTACAGACACTTGAGCTAGGAGAATCTGAGACAACAGAGGTTGGTGATCAAATATATGTCGTTGGATATCCAGGAATTGTTGCGAAAAATCCGATCCTCGACACGAAAAAAGGACTCACCCCATCTGTAACGTCTGGCATAATAAGTGGAAAACGAAAAACCAAGGATGGATCACCTTGTCTTCAAACTGATGCAACGATAACTCATGGTAACAGTGGGGGCCCTGTGGTGAACGAAAAAGGCGAAGTCATAGGCGTCGCGACTTTTGGAAGCATCGGTGAAACCGGAGAAGTCCAGGGCTTCAACTTTTTGAGGCCTAGTGAACTCGTGAAAGAGTTTGTAATAGAGAGAGGTGTTCAAACGTGGAAGATTATGAGAACCCTCAACGAAGCAGTTTCTAAGATGACAACTTTCCTAGATGTGGCATATTCCCACGGTGAATCGAGAAGAGATAACTGTATGTACTTGGACAACGGTTTGTGTACCTTTTGGCGATTCCCTAGAAGACCTAAGATGACAACTATCAAAGGAGAAAAAGTGAAATTCATCAAATGCAAAGGCACGGAAAAAGGCTATTCCATGAAACC
- a CDS encoding DUF3788 family protein, giving the protein MLGNILIFLNIFPEKGGFTVLIVLGKKESEKALSIRDELSSKIHKLLGNTEQLHDGRWLWIRLLTTSDTDDVKKLLQIKRKPKKT; this is encoded by the coding sequence ATCCTCGGGAATATATTAATCTTCTTGAACATTTTCCCTGAGAAAGGTGGATTTACAGTTCTGATAGTTCTTGGCAAGAAAGAATCCGAAAAAGCTCTTTCAATACGAGATGAACTGAGTTCTAAAATCCATAAGCTTTTGGGGAACACGGAACAATTGCACGATGGACGCTGGCTATGGATTAGATTATTGACGACAAGTGACACGGATGACGTAAAGAAGCTTTTGCAGATAAAAAGAAAACCAAAGAAGACTTAA
- the hypE gene encoding hydrogenase expression/formation protein HypE yields MKQITMAHGAGGTIMNDLIRDYVLKYLGGSSAEVPLEALDDAAVIGDIVLKSDSHVVKPIFFPGGDIGRLAVAGTVNDIAVMGAEPIALSCGFVLEEGLSMVEFEKILESMNETCREAGIYIITGDTKVVEKGALGGCIINTSGIGKRNEALERNIAEVKKHRSFDAQWILDSNLREGDKIIVSGTVGDHGLAVLSSQEGYDFGSQITSDVAPLNKLIMRLLNVGGILAMKDPTRGGLSNTLSELSEKSKVGIMVNEEKIPVRGDVRAACEMLGIDPLEVGNEGKVVIGVIPQKAEEVLAALKETKQGREAQIVGEVTKEFDEVVLKTAVGGKRILAPPIGDPIPRIC; encoded by the coding sequence ATGAAACAAATCACTATGGCTCATGGCGCCGGCGGAACCATAATGAACGACCTGATTAGAGACTACGTGTTAAAATATCTCGGCGGAAGCAGCGCTGAGGTTCCGTTGGAAGCGCTAGATGATGCGGCGGTTATTGGCGACATAGTTTTGAAGTCTGACTCGCATGTAGTGAAGCCTATATTCTTTCCAGGCGGAGACATTGGAAGACTCGCAGTCGCTGGCACTGTCAACGATATTGCGGTTATGGGTGCGGAACCAATTGCGCTTTCTTGCGGCTTCGTGTTAGAGGAGGGCCTTTCAATGGTTGAATTTGAAAAGATTTTGGAGAGCATGAACGAAACTTGCAGGGAAGCAGGCATTTACATTATTACAGGTGACACAAAGGTTGTTGAAAAAGGCGCCTTAGGAGGATGTATCATCAACACGTCAGGAATAGGCAAACGAAACGAAGCGTTGGAAAGAAACATTGCAGAAGTGAAGAAACATCGTTCCTTTGACGCCCAATGGATTCTCGACTCCAACTTGAGAGAAGGAGACAAAATCATAGTTTCCGGCACTGTGGGCGACCACGGATTAGCCGTGTTGTCGTCTCAAGAAGGATACGACTTTGGAAGCCAAATCACATCCGACGTAGCTCCACTCAACAAGCTGATCATGCGCCTCTTAAACGTCGGAGGAATCCTAGCGATGAAAGACCCTACCCGAGGCGGATTATCCAACACGTTAAGTGAGCTAAGCGAAAAGTCGAAGGTTGGAATCATGGTAAACGAGGAGAAAATCCCCGTGCGCGGAGACGTCAGGGCTGCCTGCGAAATGTTAGGCATCGACCCACTCGAAGTTGGAAACGAAGGCAAGGTAGTAATAGGAGTGATTCCGCAGAAAGCGGAAGAAGTCTTGGCAGCGCTGAAAGAGACCAAGCAAGGTAGAGAAGCTCAAATAGTAGGTGAAGTAACTAAAGAATTTGATGAAGTCGTCCTCAAAACCGCAGTAGGCGGAAAAAGAATCCTTGCACCACCAATAGGCGATCCCATACCAAGAATATGCTAG
- a CDS encoding 4Fe-4S dicluster domain-containing protein: MPMKLLKTETENELVVKRVLHTKDYSLILDKTLCTGCEICKEICPKEAIEIKTFPKVAGEKLRHPIIDVDEQKCHFCGICSSLCPFGALKVRVDGEHVIPVVKTESFPELIREIDVDATKCDVQCVECEKACPLELIKVSVRTPDGKEITDVESIRDKEKLTVVVDVKKELCPCCRVCELKCPYDAIHVKKIFHGTIRINERKCPDGCQDCLDVCPITGALYLSEDGKVHVNELYCIYCGVCKIVCPEEGALELQRTYIRHTPVHSGAWNKALEKLTSTKELTKELQTKGLTKVRESVGKRLGLGDA, translated from the coding sequence ATGCCTATGAAACTGTTGAAAACCGAGACAGAAAACGAACTCGTAGTCAAGAGAGTTTTGCACACGAAAGACTACTCTTTAATCTTAGATAAGACGTTGTGCACGGGATGTGAAATCTGCAAGGAAATCTGTCCCAAAGAGGCCATTGAAATCAAAACGTTTCCCAAAGTAGCTGGAGAAAAATTGAGACACCCTATCATAGATGTGGACGAGCAAAAGTGCCATTTCTGCGGGATATGTAGCTCTCTCTGCCCTTTTGGAGCGTTAAAAGTGAGGGTTGACGGCGAACACGTGATTCCTGTGGTCAAGACTGAAAGCTTCCCTGAACTCATTCGTGAAATCGATGTTGACGCAACAAAATGCGACGTACAATGCGTGGAATGCGAGAAGGCTTGCCCACTTGAACTCATCAAAGTTAGCGTACGAACCCCGGACGGTAAAGAAATTACGGACGTGGAGTCCATACGAGATAAGGAAAAGCTTACGGTTGTTGTGGACGTAAAAAAGGAGCTTTGCCCGTGTTGCCGAGTGTGCGAATTGAAATGTCCCTACGACGCTATCCATGTAAAAAAAATCTTTCATGGAACCATCCGGATAAATGAGAGGAAGTGTCCGGACGGATGCCAAGATTGTCTCGACGTGTGCCCGATCACTGGCGCGCTTTACCTTTCAGAAGATGGAAAGGTTCATGTTAACGAGTTGTACTGCATTTACTGCGGCGTTTGCAAAATCGTTTGCCCCGAGGAAGGGGCGCTCGAGCTCCAGAGAACATACATTCGACACACACCTGTTCATTCCGGCGCGTGGAATAAAGCACTCGAAAAGTTGACATCAACCAAGGAACTGACGAAGGAGTTGCAAACCAAGGGTTTAACTAAAGTTCGAGAATCAGTGGGAAAGAGGCTTGGCTTGGGGGATGCATAA
- a CDS encoding lipoate--protein ligase family protein produces MDVWRFLKLEVKDAFTNMAVDEAVLSARISDRVPNTLRFYRWKPSAVSVGRFQDVFNEVYVENCRKHGVDIVRRITGGGAVYHDDVGEITYSVVVKESDLGFVDVASTYDMICKGLIEAAKMLGITADFNPGDPEKCPNVTINRRKISGSAQSRRKGVLLQHGTFLLDTNLEKMFTFLRVPWAKTCMEVIPVAEKRLTSVKEELGTRIPIKEAHQALVRGFQKTFKAQPEEGKLTSYEQKLAEKLRREKFATDRWNFEGKLS; encoded by the coding sequence ATGGATGTTTGGAGGTTTCTCAAGCTAGAGGTAAAGGATGCATTTACGAACATGGCTGTTGACGAAGCCGTCCTATCGGCTAGAATATCGGATAGGGTACCAAACACCTTGCGCTTTTACAGGTGGAAACCTTCAGCGGTATCCGTTGGACGTTTTCAAGACGTTTTCAACGAGGTCTATGTGGAAAACTGTCGAAAGCACGGAGTGGACATCGTGAGAAGAATCACGGGTGGAGGCGCCGTGTACCACGATGACGTGGGAGAGATAACCTACAGCGTGGTCGTAAAAGAGAGTGATCTAGGGTTCGTGGATGTGGCTTCTACTTATGACATGATATGCAAAGGGCTGATCGAAGCAGCCAAAATGTTGGGAATTACTGCAGACTTCAACCCAGGAGACCCAGAAAAATGTCCAAACGTTACTATAAATAGAAGGAAAATCTCTGGAAGCGCTCAGTCCCGCAGGAAGGGGGTACTGCTTCAACATGGAACGTTTCTGCTGGACACAAATCTTGAGAAGATGTTTACGTTCCTTAGAGTTCCGTGGGCTAAAACGTGTATGGAAGTGATACCTGTAGCTGAGAAACGGTTAACATCGGTAAAAGAAGAACTCGGAACAAGAATACCGATAAAAGAGGCCCATCAAGCTTTGGTTCGAGGCTTTCAAAAAACGTTTAAAGCGCAGCCTGAGGAAGGGAAGCTGACAAGCTACGAACAAAAACTCGCTGAAAAACTTCGTAGAGAAAAGTTTGCCACAGACCGTTGGAACTTTGAAGGGAAACTATCGTAA
- a CDS encoding sodium-translocating pyrophosphatase — protein sequence MEWLLAPISALISIVAVLYLFHYVNKQDSGNKKMQEIAGAIKEGADAFLKREYRTLAYFVIIVAVVLGIFLPHPIWTKDANAVNNLSLALAYMFGSACSALAGLFGMDVALKGNVRTTSAAKHGVYKAFPIAFRAGAVMGLSAVGLGVLGISIVYGIGAARGLDPLTNLTIILGFSFGASALALFAKVGGGIYTKTADISADLVGKVELGIPEDDPRNPAVIADNVGDNVGDVAGMGADMIDSYIASLVAAMILGATLGLKYMHLPLVFAGLGIIASLLGIVSVRIGKKGDPGKALNRGTYITCVAFAVLALLAMTYLGYDLRIWLAAVVGLAAGIIIGITSDYFTSINRPAVKKTAESSNTGTAINIITGFSYGLESVVPPLFGIGIATAVAYFLCQSIGSSPELAVKYGVYGIGIAAFGMLSIVGSIVANDAYGPIGDNAKGIAEQSGETEEVVEVLDKLDAAGNTTKAIAKGFAIGAAGLTVIALLAAYREIVESAGGTVDFSLMNPLVMLGVFIGLAMPPLFSALVMLGVGKNSSRMIKEIRRQFREIPGLKEGKEGVKPDYAACVDIATKGALKELMLPSILSIVVTLIIGFVFGIEALGGYLAGSIFSGLVFALLMANSGGLWDNAKKYIEAGAFGGKGSDAHKAAVIGDTVGDPFKDTAGPSLNTQICVMALVANLIAPLLVLLWLA from the coding sequence ATGGAGTGGTTGTTGGCGCCAATTTCAGCTTTGATCTCGATAGTAGCTGTGCTCTACTTGTTTCACTACGTGAACAAACAAGACAGCGGAAACAAGAAAATGCAGGAAATTGCTGGAGCAATAAAGGAGGGCGCAGACGCGTTTCTGAAAAGGGAATACCGCACTCTTGCGTATTTCGTGATAATCGTGGCCGTTGTGCTTGGTATTTTTCTCCCACACCCGATTTGGACCAAAGATGCAAACGCGGTTAATAATCTCAGTTTGGCGTTGGCATACATGTTTGGTTCAGCTTGCTCTGCCTTAGCCGGCCTTTTCGGCATGGATGTAGCGCTAAAGGGAAATGTAAGAACAACTAGTGCAGCTAAGCACGGCGTATACAAAGCGTTTCCGATAGCGTTTCGTGCAGGGGCGGTGATGGGCTTATCCGCTGTCGGATTAGGCGTGCTTGGAATAAGCATAGTATATGGAATAGGTGCAGCGAGAGGATTAGACCCATTAACCAATCTAACAATTATTCTCGGCTTCAGCTTTGGTGCAAGTGCCCTAGCCTTATTTGCAAAAGTTGGAGGAGGAATCTATACAAAGACTGCAGATATAAGTGCTGATCTAGTTGGCAAAGTGGAACTCGGCATCCCTGAGGATGATCCTAGGAATCCCGCTGTGATCGCAGACAATGTAGGCGATAACGTTGGTGATGTCGCCGGTATGGGAGCTGACATGATTGACTCCTACATTGCCTCTCTAGTGGCAGCAATGATACTTGGAGCTACGTTGGGACTGAAATATATGCACTTGCCACTCGTATTTGCAGGTCTAGGAATAATCGCTTCTCTTCTTGGTATCGTTTCTGTGAGGATCGGCAAAAAAGGTGATCCCGGGAAAGCTCTTAACCGGGGAACGTACATCACGTGTGTGGCCTTTGCCGTGCTGGCCTTATTGGCCATGACGTATCTGGGATACGACCTTAGAATCTGGTTAGCAGCCGTTGTTGGATTGGCAGCTGGAATTATTATCGGTATTACATCGGACTACTTCACGTCCATAAATAGACCTGCCGTAAAAAAAACTGCGGAATCATCGAATACAGGAACTGCAATCAACATAATAACTGGTTTCTCCTACGGCTTGGAAAGTGTAGTTCCACCACTTTTTGGAATCGGCATCGCAACTGCGGTAGCATACTTCTTATGTCAAAGCATTGGGTCTTCTCCTGAATTAGCCGTCAAATATGGAGTCTATGGCATAGGAATCGCTGCCTTTGGAATGCTGTCAATCGTGGGGAGCATTGTTGCCAACGACGCCTATGGACCCATAGGAGACAACGCCAAGGGAATCGCCGAACAGTCAGGAGAAACGGAGGAAGTTGTTGAAGTGCTTGACAAACTGGACGCAGCAGGCAACACGACTAAAGCGATAGCAAAAGGTTTTGCGATAGGAGCCGCGGGATTAACAGTGATCGCGTTGCTCGCCGCCTACAGAGAGATAGTCGAAAGTGCAGGTGGAACAGTTGATTTCAGCTTGATGAATCCGTTAGTTATGCTCGGGGTCTTTATCGGCCTTGCTATGCCTCCATTGTTTTCAGCTCTGGTGATGCTTGGCGTTGGCAAGAACTCTTCCAGGATGATTAAAGAGATTAGACGCCAGTTCAGAGAAATTCCTGGCTTGAAGGAAGGAAAAGAAGGAGTAAAACCTGACTATGCAGCATGCGTTGACATAGCAACTAAAGGCGCCTTGAAGGAGCTCATGCTTCCAAGCATTTTATCGATTGTCGTTACTCTAATCATAGGCTTCGTATTCGGCATAGAAGCTTTAGGCGGCTATTTAGCTGGCAGCATATTCTCTGGTTTAGTGTTTGCCTTACTGATGGCTAATTCGGGAGGATTGTGGGACAACGCTAAGAAATACATTGAAGCGGGAGCTTTTGGTGGTAAAGGTTCAGATGCGCATAAAGCTGCTGTGATAGGCGACACCGTGGGAGACCCGTTCAAAGACACGGCAGGTCCATCTCTGAACACACAGATCTGTGTCATGGCTCTTGTAGCCAACCTTATCGCTCCTCTGCTTGTATTGTTATGGCTCGCTTAG
- a CDS encoding calcium-translocating P-type ATPase, SERCA-type → MESKDVISTLKTGPKGLSAEEAKRRLEESGPNELEKAKRKSPVKLFIEQFTSFLIIILLIATALSMFVGEIVDAIFILAIVMACAVLGFTQEYKAEKALEALKKMTAPTALVLRDGKELEIQTREIVPGDIILLHTGDKVSADARLIEAANLRTDEAPLTGESTPVDKNVEPMSEDTQVADRKDMVFTGTAVAYGRGQAVVTSTGMNTEFGKIAEMVQVTEEEETPLEKRMAHVGKWLVIFMLAVCAIVAFLGFLRGQEPLEMLLWGISLAVAAVPEALPAVVTGALAVGMYRMARENAIVRKLPAVETLGCTSIICADKTGTMTKGEMTVRRIYTNGQQIEVSGVGYEPKGDFHTKGNKLDVAKEKELTLLLKIASLCNDAKLEKEEEQWSIRGDPTEGALIVAAAKAGLWKEKLEKENPRAGEIPFSSERKRMTTIHPMSNKLDMAYMKGAPEIVLERCTKIYRDGKVSNLTSKDRKKILEVTASMAREALRNLAMAYRELPKALTSLVEAAPEKEFVFVGIMGMIDPPRQEVKEALKLCNKAGIKAVMVTGDHKLTAVAVAKELNLISRDNPTSVLTGAELDKLNDEEFERIVDDVAIYARVSPEHKVRIVKALREKGHICAMTGDGVNDAPALKMADMGIAMGISGTEVTKEASDMVLMDDNFATIVGAVKEGREIYANIRKYLTYLLRCNIMEILVMCVAVIVGLPLPLTTIQLLWVNLTTDGLPALALGVDPGDPDIMEQKPRDPNESIFSKDVKLYLTAVPILMSILLLASFVYHQPWLNAEAEVKARTLLFNGMVFMELANALNARSLKHTIFEVGVFRNKFLWLAMLSSAALQFVVLYVPQLHAVFDITYPDMFNWVVTIGFTAFVFFAVEIGKYIGTRKSGS, encoded by the coding sequence ATGGAAAGTAAAGATGTTATAAGTACTCTGAAGACTGGCCCAAAAGGTTTAAGCGCGGAAGAAGCTAAGCGTCGGTTAGAAGAATCTGGACCCAACGAACTGGAGAAAGCAAAGAGAAAGTCGCCGGTAAAACTCTTCATTGAACAGTTCACAAGCTTTTTGATAATCATATTGCTGATCGCCACAGCACTTTCCATGTTTGTAGGTGAAATAGTTGATGCCATATTTATCCTTGCCATAGTCATGGCGTGCGCTGTTTTGGGCTTCACGCAAGAGTACAAGGCAGAGAAGGCCTTAGAAGCCTTAAAGAAGATGACTGCTCCAACCGCTTTAGTTCTACGTGACGGAAAGGAGCTAGAAATCCAAACACGCGAGATTGTGCCTGGAGACATAATCTTGTTGCACACGGGAGACAAGGTTTCGGCTGATGCCAGACTCATAGAAGCCGCTAATTTGAGAACAGACGAAGCCCCCTTAACAGGGGAATCCACACCTGTAGACAAGAACGTCGAACCCATGTCAGAGGACACGCAGGTGGCTGATAGAAAAGACATGGTTTTTACTGGAACAGCGGTGGCATATGGGCGTGGCCAAGCCGTTGTCACCTCAACAGGTATGAACACGGAATTCGGAAAGATTGCTGAAATGGTTCAGGTTACGGAAGAGGAAGAAACGCCTCTCGAAAAACGGATGGCACACGTTGGAAAGTGGCTCGTAATTTTCATGTTGGCAGTTTGCGCTATAGTAGCATTTTTAGGTTTCTTAAGAGGCCAAGAACCCCTCGAAATGCTGTTATGGGGAATAAGCCTGGCCGTCGCCGCGGTTCCTGAAGCGTTGCCAGCTGTAGTGACAGGCGCTCTTGCCGTGGGCATGTACCGAATGGCCAGAGAAAATGCAATCGTCAGAAAGCTTCCAGCCGTTGAGACGCTGGGTTGCACAAGCATCATATGTGCAGACAAGACGGGTACGATGACTAAGGGGGAAATGACCGTTCGAAGAATCTACACAAATGGACAACAGATTGAGGTTAGCGGCGTCGGTTACGAGCCTAAAGGTGATTTCCACACAAAAGGCAACAAGCTTGACGTTGCCAAAGAAAAAGAACTTACCCTTCTTCTGAAAATTGCATCTTTGTGTAACGACGCTAAATTGGAAAAGGAAGAGGAACAGTGGTCCATAAGAGGAGACCCAACAGAGGGAGCTCTTATAGTTGCTGCAGCTAAGGCTGGTTTGTGGAAAGAAAAGCTTGAGAAAGAAAACCCACGTGCCGGTGAAATCCCCTTCTCCTCTGAGAGAAAACGAATGACCACAATTCATCCGATGTCCAACAAATTAGACATGGCTTACATGAAAGGGGCTCCTGAAATAGTCTTGGAGCGATGCACCAAAATTTACAGAGACGGCAAGGTCTCCAACTTAACGAGCAAGGACAGAAAGAAAATTTTAGAAGTGACCGCATCCATGGCAAGAGAGGCCTTAAGGAACTTAGCCATGGCGTACAGAGAGTTACCAAAAGCTCTAACATCTCTTGTTGAGGCAGCCCCTGAGAAAGAATTTGTTTTCGTTGGGATAATGGGGATGATAGACCCTCCGCGACAAGAAGTGAAAGAAGCCTTAAAATTGTGTAATAAAGCAGGCATAAAAGCCGTCATGGTGACTGGCGATCACAAGCTTACCGCCGTTGCGGTGGCTAAAGAGCTCAATCTGATAAGCAGAGATAACCCGACCAGCGTCTTGACCGGAGCGGAACTAGACAAGCTCAACGATGAGGAATTTGAAAGAATTGTCGACGACGTGGCAATCTATGCTAGAGTCTCGCCGGAACATAAAGTGAGAATAGTAAAGGCTCTAAGAGAAAAAGGGCACATCTGTGCGATGACTGGGGACGGTGTGAACGATGCTCCTGCTCTAAAAATGGCTGACATGGGAATTGCCATGGGAATTTCAGGTACAGAGGTCACGAAAGAAGCATCTGACATGGTGTTGATGGATGATAATTTCGCTACGATTGTGGGAGCTGTCAAAGAAGGACGAGAGATTTACGCCAACATTAGAAAATACTTGACGTATCTACTGCGGTGCAACATCATGGAAATATTAGTAATGTGCGTCGCCGTGATTGTTGGCTTACCTCTGCCTCTTACGACTATACAACTTTTATGGGTCAACCTAACAACTGACGGTTTGCCAGCTCTAGCCTTAGGTGTGGACCCGGGAGATCCAGATATTATGGAGCAAAAACCAAGAGACCCTAACGAGAGCATTTTTTCAAAAGATGTGAAACTGTACTTAACCGCGGTTCCAATTTTAATGTCGATACTACTTTTAGCAAGCTTTGTCTACCATCAACCATGGTTAAATGCTGAAGCAGAAGTAAAAGCCCGAACGCTGCTGTTTAATGGTATGGTTTTTATGGAACTGGCGAATGCTTTGAACGCACGCTCGCTGAAGCACACAATTTTTGAGGTTGGTGTATTTCGAAACAAGTTCTTGTGGCTCGCTATGCTTTCATCAGCAGCCCTCCAGTTTGTTGTACTCTACGTTCCTCAACTACACGCCGTGTTTGATATAACGTATCCAGACATGTTCAATTGGGTTGTGACGATAGGCTTTACAGCGTTCGTATTCTTTGCTGTAGAAATTGGTAAGTACATAGGAACCAGAAAATCTGGGTCGTAG
- a CDS encoding radical SAM protein, translating to MRRGSLPEKIRVSIGSATILGLTRGMMDAKPTTTYLLTYRPEKCSANCGFCPQARMSKGRADMLSRVTWPPFPTERVISKIGCAVKTGLTKRVCIQALNYPTVFDDILNLITEILSRVSVPISVSCQPLNRGKMERLREAGIDRISIPLDAATEEIFDRVKGRLAGGSYVWEKQREALEEAVQIFGRGFVSTHLIVGLGEEEREMVEMVQWCVDSGVYPGLFSFTSISGTTLENHPQPPLSCYRRIQLAHYLITHGKTRCESMRFSEDGCIVDFGVSEELLRGVVRTGSPFVTSGCPNCNRPYYNERPGGPICNYPRQPLPEEIVEIEKQIQM from the coding sequence ATGCGTAGGGGAAGCTTACCTGAAAAAATTCGGGTTTCAATTGGTTCTGCCACTATCCTTGGATTAACAAGGGGCATGATGGACGCCAAGCCTACGACCACATATCTACTCACGTATCGACCTGAAAAATGCTCAGCCAATTGCGGCTTCTGTCCCCAAGCCAGGATGAGTAAGGGTAGGGCCGACATGCTTTCCAGAGTGACTTGGCCTCCGTTTCCAACCGAGCGGGTAATTTCCAAAATAGGATGCGCCGTGAAAACAGGTTTAACAAAGCGAGTTTGTATTCAAGCGTTAAATTATCCAACAGTCTTTGACGACATTTTGAATCTTATTACGGAGATTTTGTCACGTGTAAGCGTGCCTATCTCGGTCTCTTGTCAACCCTTAAATCGGGGAAAAATGGAAAGGTTGCGTGAAGCTGGTATTGATCGAATTAGCATTCCGTTGGATGCTGCTACTGAGGAGATTTTTGACAGAGTTAAGGGGCGGCTGGCTGGCGGATCGTATGTGTGGGAAAAACAGCGTGAAGCGTTGGAAGAAGCGGTGCAGATTTTTGGAAGAGGCTTTGTTAGCACACATCTCATTGTGGGTCTCGGAGAAGAGGAGAGAGAAATGGTCGAAATGGTTCAGTGGTGCGTAGATTCAGGCGTCTATCCAGGCTTGTTTTCTTTCACTTCCATTTCAGGAACGACTTTAGAAAACCATCCTCAGCCACCTCTCAGCTGTTATAGACGAATTCAGCTTGCCCACTATCTAATAACTCATGGAAAAACACGATGTGAAAGTATGAGGTTCAGCGAGGACGGCTGTATTGTTGATTTCGGCGTTTCTGAAGAACTATTGCGAGGTGTGGTTAGAACAGGCAGCCCGTTTGTCACCTCTGGCTGTCCCAACTGCAACAGGCCCTACTACAACGAGAGACCAGGTGGCCCAATCTGCAATTATCCTAGGCAGCCCTTGCCAGAAGAGATTGTTGAAATCGAGAAGCAAATTCAGATGTAA